Genomic window (Deinococcus cellulosilyticus NBRC 106333 = KACC 11606):
TTCCCATCAGGCACCACCCGAAACGTCACGTTCTCCACAAGTTTTCCACTGGCCAGCACACCAGATCAGGACCCTTTCTATTTTTCTTTCATTGCGGCTTTTGCAGAGCAAGCTTACACCCCCTGGCCCCCCACTTTTGATGCGGCATCTTCTGTGCCTACCGATCTTTATCCCAGAGGGGTCATTGCCGCAGATTTCAACGAGGATGGCCTTCAGGACATTGCCGTGCTCAGTGGAGGAGACAGCACGGTGCGGGTGAAGACCGGCAATGGAGATGGCACCTTCAACACCGGTCAGGTGTTCAGCACCGGAGCCTACCCCTTTGCCGGGGTTGCCCGGGATTTCAACCACGATGGGCATCTGGATCTGGCGGTCTCCAACACCGATGGCAACTCCATCAGTGTTCTTCTGGGAGATGGAACGGGCAGTTTCGCTGCTCAGGTCACATACCCCACCGGGGCTCAACCCATGGGCATTGGCACGTCAGACCTGGACCGGGATGGCCACCCTGATCTGGTGGTCGCCAACAACCAGGACAGCACCCTGAAGGTCTTCCGGGGCAAAGGGGACGGCACCTTCACCGAAGAAGGCACCCACCGCACCGGGGACCACCCGAGGGGTCTGGCCCTCGCGGATTTCAATGAAGATGGCAAGGTGGATGTGGTGGTCGCCAACATGTACGGCAACACCCTCAGCGTGCTGCTGGGCCAGGGGGACACCGGACTCCGGGCCCGCACCGATGTGCCTGCAGGCAACGGGCCCTATCAACCTGGCGTTGCGGATTTCAATCAGGACGGTCATCTGGATGTGGTGGTGAATCTGCGCACAGGCAGCACCCTTCAGGTGCTGCTGGGCAATGGGGCAGGAGGGTTTTCCCTGGGAAATGCACCGACGGTGGGATCTGGACCTTACAGCCTGACCGTTGCTGACCTGAATGGCGATGGGGCAGACGACCTCATTGCTGCCATTCGGGACCACGATGCCTTGAATGTGCTTCTTTCCAACCGCGATGGCACATTTGCAGCACCCAGCACCCTTGCCACAGGGATGTCCCCTTATGGTGTGGCTGTTGCCGATTTCAATGGGGACGGCAAGCCTGATCTGGTGTCCCCAAATTACATTGCCCAGACGGCCAGTGTGATTCTGCAGGAGTGAGGGACTGAATTTCAGAGGAACAGGTTGTTTCTGAATCAAATGTCATTGATGTAGAGGGGTCGATTTTCAGGACCCAGACAGAATGAGCATTCATAAACAGGAGAGCGTCCCTGGTCAGGGACGCTCTTGGACCGTTCAGGTTTTCAGGCCCACAGCCCGGGGCACCGTCACTGGGCCCTCCACCTGCATCCCCTGGTCGTTCAGGACCGGGCGTGGTGCAGCAGACAGGTGTTCTGCGCCGAATTTCCTGAGGAGCACCACAGCCACAACCCAGGGCACCAGCGAATAGGCAGTCTGGGCCAGCATGTTCTCGGTGGAGAGCACCAGATAGGATTGCACGGTGTTGCCCCAGCCGTGCAGCAGGACCAGCAGCAGCACGCTGCGGGTGTTGTTGTACACCCAGGTGTTGACGATGGTCCATCCCACGATGCTGAGCACCAGGGAAACCAGCACGCCCAGCACCATTCCTGGAGCCATTTCCCGGTTGTAATACAGGATGAAGGGGAAATGCCACACCCCCCAGAGGATGCCCAGAATCCATGAGGCTTTCTCTGCATTCATGGTGCGTTGCAACTGAGGGAGGGCGAAACCACGCCAGCCCACCTCTTCCACCACACCCGTGAAAACCACCATGTAAAGCAGAAACGGCAGGAACAGGGTCCAGGAAAGGCGAGGCTTCATTGCTGAAGGCTCAACCCCGGCAAACAGCACGCCCAGAAGCAGACTGACGCCAGCCATGAGCAAAGGAAGGAGCAGCACCACGAGGTACCATCTTCCGGCCACTTTCCAGGCCAGGGTGCGTTTCAGCAGGTCACGCAGGGCAGGGGTCCCCCCAATGGCCCAGGTGACGCACAGGGAAGCCACCAGAGGTCCTGCTCCCAGGGTGAAGAGCAGGTAAGGGAGCAGGCTGTCCACCTGTCCGGTGGGGCTGAACAGGGACAGAAAATGCTGCAGGTTCATTTCATTGCTGAGGGTGAGGCCTTGCTGCTGCGCCAGCACAATGGCAGGCACCTGAAACCCCCAGGTGATCCCAAAAGCCAGCACAAAAAAACTGAGAAGGGGAAACTGCCGAATCCATCTTTGCATGCCCTGATGTTAAGCGTGCAGGACATGGATTTTTAGAGACATCCATCATCTGTTCGGGCTGACAAATGTCATCAGGGAGGGCAAGAAGGGAGGCTGGGTGCAATCAGAAACCTGAAATGAGGATTCGCTATACTGGACTCGAATTGGTTCACCATCCAAAAAGTGCAGTTGCGTTCTGGTCAAGGAGGCCCTGATGTTTCCACGCAAGTCCGTCCCCGGGTTCATTGTTTTCGTGCAACACCAGCCCTTTTCCTCTGTTGGCCCCTGCCAGCATCCGGGAGAGCCATGCTGATTCGCAAAGGTGGGCTCACCTGTCTGCTCTTGACCTGTCTGCTGGCTTCCTGCACCTCCACAACACCCGAGGAGCAGCAACGCTTCAAAACCCTTGGTGTCCTGGACCTTACAGTTGGAGACGCTGCAGGGGTGAAACCCCAGAGTTTTACACTGGCGTCCATTCAGTTGAAAGTGCTGGGAAGCACGTCCCATGATGCCAACGGTTACCGTTACATCACCTCCACATACCAGATCCGAAATGCCAGCAGCACAGGGACACCCAGTCCCACCCCCAGAACCAACGTGACTTTCCTGGCCGTGGACACCACCAGCACCCTCAGTGACACTGCTGTGCGCACCATGAAAAAAGCAGATGGAACTGCGGCCAATCCAGCACTGGCAACGCAGGTCCTGCCCTCTGGGAACTTTGCTGGAGATGGGTCTTTCAGCAGTTCACAGAGCATGCAGGTGTTTGATGCCTCAGAAACCAGCAGCCTGTCGGGCCTGCCCAGCAGCATCCAGACGGTGCTCCCTTATGGCTTTGTGGTGGACCGCACTGGAGGAGGCCGCACCCTTGATGCAAACCCGGCCAGCAACGATTACCAGGGAACCGTCAGCCTTTCGGTGAAGGTCCCCTTGCAGACCCCCATCGAAAACACCCCAAAAAGCGTGACCCTGACCATGATTTACGTGGAAGACAGCATCAACCAGGTCACAGAATCGCTGGAGGAAAAGCAACTCGGAAGCAGTGGGCTTGCAGCGAGGGTCGCAGCAGCAGGCGCAAGCCGCGTGAATGTCTTTCCAGGCAGTGCCTACACAGGCACCAGCAGGACGCTCTGCAGTGTGCCCATCTCAGGGGGAGCCACACCTGCGTATCTCATCAACCAGACCCAGAAACCCCAGATCTGGCCGACCTTCAGTGCACAGGGAACCCTTCCGGTCCCCACGACGCCTGTGCTGGCCTCCTACTGCGACGATCAGGCAGGTCCGGTCCTGTCAGGAAGCACCCCACAGAACCAGCTGGTGATTCAGGCCCTTCAGACGGGCAAGAGGCTGAGCGCTTTCAACAGCTTCAATGCGGGCACGTTCAGCCAGACGGGTGGGCAGTGGCGTTACACCCCGACTGTGGGGGCACCCTTCAAACCTGGTGAGGAGGTGGAGGTGACGGCTGTCGGGGGAAGTGCGGCCCTCTCGGCCACCCAGCGGTTCCGCATCACAGGCGCAGCTGAGGGAGCCACGGGGTTCAATGCACCGACCACCATCACCACAGGAGACACCCCCTGGAGTGTGGCCCTGGGAGACCTGAATGGGGATGGAAGGCTTGACATGATTCACCCTCACTATGGTGGATCTCGATGGGCATCCGGTTGGGCAATGGAGATGGGACTTTTCAGGCTGCCTCCGATGTGACCACCACCGCCAACCCCAGAACGGCGCTCCTCGGAGACATGAACGGGGATGGAAAACTGGACCTGGTCCTCACCTACACTGCCCTTCCTGGCAGTGTAGGTGTGTGGCTTGGGAATGGGGATGGCACGTTCCAGACGCCCAGCGTGTACACAGCAGGCAATGGCACCTGGGGTGCGCGACTCGGTGACATCAACCTCGATGGGAAACTCGATGTGCTGGCCGCCAACCTGAGTGGAACGACGGTCAGCGTGTACCTGGGCAATGGGGACGGCACCCTGCAGTCCAGCGGCACCATCTCAGCCAACACCCCCAGTGGTGTGGCGCTCGGTGACCTCAACGGGGACAGAAAGCCAGATGCTGTGGTGCAGAGCTTCAGCACCGACACAGTGAGGGTGGCCCTGGGCAATGGGGACGGCACCTTCCAGACCCCTGTGGCTTATGCGGTGGGGGATGGCCCCCGTTTTGTTGAGGTGGCAGACCTCAATGCCGACGGGAAACTGGATGTGGTGACGGACAACACCAACACCGGAGCCAATTCCATCAGTGTGCTGCTGGGCAATGGAGACGGCACCTTCCAGACCCAGACCACCTACGCCGCAGGAAGTGGAGCCAGATATCCTGTCCTGTGGGACGCCAACGGGGATGGCAAGATTGACCTGCTGGTGACCAACCTGAACGACAACACCGTCAGTTTCATGCTGGGCAACGGGGACGGCACATTCCAGGTGCAGACCACATTTGCGGTGGGCACTTCTCCGCAATTCATTGCACTGGGCGATGTGAATGGGGACGGCAAGGTGGATGCGCTGGTGAGCAACTCTTCCAGCGACACCATCAGCATCCTGATCAAGAAATAAGACCCTCAACAGGAAAACCCCCGCGCAGAAACGGCTGTGCGGGGGTTTTTCTTGTGTTTCAAAAAATCCGGGCAATGCCGTAGGGAATGATGTGGGGCTTCCCGGTGTCCGGGTCCTCAATGATGTGGGCTTTCAGACCAAAGACCTCCTGCAGCAGTTCATGGGTCATGATCTCTGCAGGCTCCCCCTGGGCAAACACCTTGCCCTCTTTCACCACCACCAGATGGGAGCTGTACCTCACCGCCTGATTGAGGTCATGCAAGACCATCAGAATGGTTTTCTTCTGGTCCTTGTTGAGGCGCTGGATCAGGTGCAGCACTTCAAGCTGGTGGCTGAGGTCCAGGTAGGTGGTGGGCTCGTCGAGCAACAGGAGGGGCGTACCCTGGGCAAGGCTCATGGCAATCCAGGCCCTCTGCCTCTGGCCCCCGGAAAGGTTTTCCAGCAGGGTTTTCGCGAAGATGGTCATCCCGGTCTGGGTCAGTGCCCATTGCACGAGGTCCTGGTCTTCTTTGCTTTTGCCCCCCAGAAGTTTCTGGTGGGGGTGACGCCCGAACCACACCAGTTCCTCAACGGTCAATCCTTCCGGGGCAGAGGGGCTCTGGGGCAGGATGGCGAGCTTCTGGGCGACCTGTTTGGTGGGAAGACGGTGGATGTCCTTGCCGTCCAGCATCACACTCCCGCTGGAAGGGGGAAGCAGACGGGCGAGCGACTTCAGGAGCGTGCTCTTGCCACTGCCGTTCGGCCCGATCAGGCTGATGATGCCGCCTGAGGTCAGGTCGATGGACATGTCTTCGATGATGGCCTTGCTGCCGTACGACAGGTGCAGGTTTCGGGTGCTGAGGTCGCTCAAGAGCTCGTTCCTTTACGGTCGCGGAGGGGGAAGTCTCCGGTGGGTCTTTTACTGGGCAAAGATGCGCTGGAGGTCGTCCAGAACCTTGTTTGCAGCCAGCATGCCAATGCCGAGGTACCAGTAGTCGTCATTGACTTCCTTTGCACGGCCATTTTTCACGGCGCTGAGGTTCTTCCACAGAGGGCTCTGCAGGTAGTCTTTCATGGGGGTGGCTTCACTGGGGCCGTAAGCACTGTAGAAAATGTAGCTGCCGTCCATCAGGGGAATGCTTTCCGGGGTGGCCACGTCCATGAAGCCTGCCTTGTTCTGGGATTTGGGCCTGGGCAGCTTCACATCTCTGAGGATGGTCCCGATGAAGTTGTCCTGCAGCATGATACGGGTCTGGCCAGGCACGAAGCGGATCATGCTGATGGTGGTGTTCACGCGGGCTTTTTTCAGTTGCCCCTGGATTTTCAGGATGCGGTTGTTGTAGTTGTTCATCAGGAGCTGGTAGGCCTTGGTTTTGTTCAGGGCCTGTGCGTTCAGCTTGAGGTTGTCTTTCCAGACCACGCCCACGGCTTCAGCCATGACGGTGGGAGCGATTTTGGAAAGCTGGTTGTAGATGTTGCCGTGACGCAGTTTGCTGGACAGGATCAGGTCGGGTTTCAAAGCCAGGATCTTCTCCAGGTTGGGTTCTGCAATGGTCCCGACAGGGGTGATGCCCTCGGTGCGGTCTTTGAGGTAGGCCGGAAATCCGCCCACAGCCTGCACGGCCCCGACGGGTTTGACGCCGAGGGCCAGGGCACTGTCGAGTTCTCCGGTGTCCAGCACCACCAGACGTTTGATTTCTTTTGGAACGCAGGTTTCGCCCATGGCGTGCTGGATCAGGCGACCAGAGCAATTCTGGGCCTGGGCGGTGGCAAACAGAGACAGGGTGAGGATGAGGGGGTATTTCATGGGGGTTCTCCTTGAAGCTTTTTCAGCGGTTCTTTTTGAGCAGGTACAGGAAGTATGGGGCACCGAGCAGCGTGGTGAGCAGCCCGGCAGGGATCTCAATGGGGGGGAG
Coding sequences:
- a CDS encoding CPBP family intramembrane glutamic endopeptidase, which produces MQRWIRQFPLLSFFVLAFGITWGFQVPAIVLAQQQGLTLSNEMNLQHFLSLFSPTGQVDSLLPYLLFTLGAGPLVASLCVTWAIGGTPALRDLLKRTLAWKVAGRWYLVVLLLPLLMAGVSLLLGVLFAGVEPSAMKPRLSWTLFLPFLLYMVVFTGVVEEVGWRGFALPQLQRTMNAEKASWILGILWGVWHFPFILYYNREMAPGMVLGVLVSLVLSIVGWTIVNTWVYNNTRSVLLLVLLHGWGNTVQSYLVLSTENMLAQTAYSLVPWVVAVVLLRKFGAEHLSAAPRPVLNDQGMQVEGPVTVPRAVGLKT
- a CDS encoding FG-GAP repeat domain-containing protein, translated to MGIRLGNGDGTFQAASDVTTTANPRTALLGDMNGDGKLDLVLTYTALPGSVGVWLGNGDGTFQTPSVYTAGNGTWGARLGDINLDGKLDVLAANLSGTTVSVYLGNGDGTLQSSGTISANTPSGVALGDLNGDRKPDAVVQSFSTDTVRVALGNGDGTFQTPVAYAVGDGPRFVEVADLNADGKLDVVTDNTNTGANSISVLLGNGDGTFQTQTTYAAGSGARYPVLWDANGDGKIDLLVTNLNDNTVSFMLGNGDGTFQVQTTFAVGTSPQFIALGDVNGDGKVDALVSNSSSDTISILIKK
- a CDS encoding FG-GAP repeat domain-containing protein, with the translated sequence MLIRKGGLTCLLLTCLLASCTSTTPEEQQRFKTLGVLDLTVGDAAGVKPQSFTLASIQLKVLGSTSHDANGYRYITSTYQIRNASSTGTPSPTPRTNVTFLAVDTTSTLSDTAVRTMKKADGTAANPALATQVLPSGNFAGDGSFSSSQSMQVFDASETSSLSGLPSSIQTVLPYGFVVDRTGGGRTLDANPASNDYQGTVSLSVKVPLQTPIENTPKSVTLTMIYVEDSINQVTESLEEKQLGSSGLAARVAAAGASRVNVFPGSAYTGTSRTLCSVPISGGATPAYLINQTQKPQIWPTFSAQGTLPVPTTPVLASYCDDQAGPVLSGSTPQNQLVIQALQTGKRLSAFNSFNAGTFSQTGGQWRYTPTVGAPFKPGEEVEVTAVGGSAALSATQRFRITGAAEGATGFNAPTTITTGDTPWSVALGDLNGDGRLDMIHPHYGGSRWASGWAMEMGLFRLPPM
- a CDS encoding FG-GAP repeat domain-containing protein; amino-acid sequence: MQKFHLHLMVLPLLLAACGKVMQAGHPPVRPFPAHLVEVQFQGVGSSHPQSSLHVPGGSLISKQGLSVVVGGLRFQHLSTNSFTVKREGKRYLSTTYQVTNQTGRTLQGLGFVGVSLQDTDGDPSNNATAPTVPGTIFSRVQHPDGSDASNRAQDMQVGPLYSYDRTGDQAVEDFGGATYRSSLNLSGFVVSPPAGLTAQVQNFGWFVDGFFPSGTTRNVTFSTSFPLASTPDQDPFYFSFIAAFAEQAYTPWPPTFDAASSVPTDLYPRGVIAADFNEDGLQDIAVLSGGDSTVRVKTGNGDGTFNTGQVFSTGAYPFAGVARDFNHDGHLDLAVSNTDGNSISVLLGDGTGSFAAQVTYPTGAQPMGIGTSDLDRDGHPDLVVANNQDSTLKVFRGKGDGTFTEEGTHRTGDHPRGLALADFNEDGKVDVVVANMYGNTLSVLLGQGDTGLRARTDVPAGNGPYQPGVADFNQDGHLDVVVNLRTGSTLQVLLGNGAGGFSLGNAPTVGSGPYSLTVADLNGDGADDLIAAIRDHDALNVLLSNRDGTFAAPSTLATGMSPYGVAVADFNGDGKPDLVSPNYIAQTASVILQE
- a CDS encoding ABC transporter substrate-binding protein, whose translation is MKYPLILTLSLFATAQAQNCSGRLIQHAMGETCVPKEIKRLVVLDTGELDSALALGVKPVGAVQAVGGFPAYLKDRTEGITPVGTIAEPNLEKILALKPDLILSSKLRHGNIYNQLSKIAPTVMAEAVGVVWKDNLKLNAQALNKTKAYQLLMNNYNNRILKIQGQLKKARVNTTISMIRFVPGQTRIMLQDNFIGTILRDVKLPRPKSQNKAGFMDVATPESIPLMDGSYIFYSAYGPSEATPMKDYLQSPLWKNLSAVKNGRAKEVNDDYWYLGIGMLAANKVLDDLQRIFAQ
- a CDS encoding ABC transporter ATP-binding protein, with product MSDLSTRNLHLSYGSKAIIEDMSIDLTSGGIISLIGPNGSGKSTLLKSLARLLPPSSGSVMLDGKDIHRLPTKQVAQKLAILPQSPSAPEGLTVEELVWFGRHPHQKLLGGKSKEDQDLVQWALTQTGMTIFAKTLLENLSGGQRQRAWIAMSLAQGTPLLLLDEPTTYLDLSHQLEVLHLIQRLNKDQKKTILMVLHDLNQAVRYSSHLVVVKEGKVFAQGEPAEIMTHELLQEVFGLKAHIIEDPDTGKPHIIPYGIARIF